DNA from Actinoplanes sp. SE50/110:
TTCAGTACATCAACAAGCGGGGCCTCTATCTGGACTCGGGGAATGTCGGACCCGCGTGAGAGACTTGACCGGTAACTGAAGTCGACCGAGGGGATTCACTTGCCCGTCACCGAACGCGCCCTGGAACTGGCGATGACGGCCGCTCAGGCCGCCGCCGACAAGAAGGCGCAGGACATCTCCGTCATCGATGTCGCCGACCAGCTCTACATCACCGACGCCTTCGTGATCGCCTCGGCGGCCAACGAGCGCCAGGTGATCGCGATCGTCGACGCCATCGAGGAAGCGCTGGTCAACCTGCCGGAGAAGGCGAAGCCCGCCCGGCGCGAGGGCGAGCGCCAGGGCCGCTGGGTGCTGCTGGACTACGTCGACATCGTGGTCCACGTGCAGCACGCCGAGGAGCGCGAGTTCTACGCCCTGGACAAGCTGTGGAAGGACTGCCCGACCATTCCGTTCGTCGACCGGGACATGGTCGACGCGGGCGCGGCCGGCACCGACACCCCGTGACCCGCCTGATCGTCTGGCGGCACGGCAACACCGACTGGAACGCGGAGCGCCGCGTGCAGGGACAGGCCGACGTGCCGCTCAACGACCTCGGCCGCCGGCAGGCCGCCGAGGCCGCGGCGGTCCTGGCCGAGCGGCAGCCGGCGGCGATCGTCGCCAGCGACCTGACCCGGGCGGCGTCGACGGCGGCGGCCCTGTCCGCGGTCACCGGACTGAGCGTCAGCCACGACGAGCGGCTGCGGGAGCGGTTCTTCGGCGAGTGGCAGGGGCTGACCACCGCCGAGGTGGCGTCGCGGCGGCCGGCGGAGTTCGCACGCTGGAAAGCCGGGGCGGACGTCGTCGGTGGCGGTGTGGAGACCCTCGACGACCTGGGCAAGCGGGTCAGCGACGCGCTGCATGACGCGGCCGCGCTCGCCCCCGGTGAGACGGTCGTGGTGGCCACCCACGGGGCGGCCGCCCGGCAGGGCGTCGGTCAGCTGCTCGGCTGGCCGCGCGAACAGGTGCGGACGCTGCGCGGCCTGCACAACTGTCACTGGTTCGAGCTGACCCACGAGGAGGGGCCGGGGTGGCAACTCCTGGCGTACAACGTGGGCGTGCGCTAGCGGAACCGTCCGCGGTCCGGAGACGTCCCATCGGCATGATCCGACGAAACCTCCTGCCGGCGACGCTGCTGCTGGCGATCGCCGGTTGCGCACAGCCGGCGCAGACCGGGCAGCCGGGTGCCGGCACGCCGTCCTCCCCGGCGCCGGTCCCCGGGAACACCGCGGCGGGGACCACGATCAGCGGGACGGTCGCCGTGGGCACCGAGCCCGGCTGCCTGCTCCTGCAGAACCACCTGCTGATCATCAGCGACCCGGAGCAGCGCAAGCAGCTCACCGAGGGGAGCAGGGTGCGGGTGACCGGGGTGCCCCAGCCCGGGCTGATGACCACCTGCCAGCAGGGGGAGCCGTTCGCGGTCTCCTCGGTCACGCCGGGCTGATCCGCCGCCGGGCGTCAATCAGTAGAGTTCGCTGCATGACCATCGCGGTCGTCACCGACTCCACGGCCTATCTGCCCGCCGAGCTGAACGGGCGGTACGACCTCACCATCGTGCCGCTCACCGTCGTGATCAACGGCTGGGACGGCCTGGAAGGGCTGGAGATCTCCCCGGCCGAGGTGGCCCGGGCCCTCGGTGGCCGGCGCAGCTCGGTCAGCACCTCCCGGCCCGCCCCGTCCCAGTTCGCCGAGGTCTACCGGGAGCTCCTGGCCGGTGGCGCCGACGGCGTCGTCTCGGTGCACCTGTCCGCCAAACTTTCCGGCACCTATGAGGCCGCCCAGCTCGCCGCGGCCGAGGTCGGCTCCCGGGTCATGGTGGTGGACAGCGGGACCGCGGCGATGGGGCTCGGCTTCCCGGCGCTCGCCGCGACCACGGCCGCCGCCCAGGGGCACGACCTGGAGACGGTCCACCGGATCACGGTCGAGCACGCGGCCCGGGTCAGCACCCTGTTCTACGTCGACACCCTGGAATTCCTGCGGCGCGGCGGCCGGATCGGGGCGGCCTCCGCGCTGCTCGGCACCGCGCTGTCGGTCAAACCGATCCTGCATGTCGTCGACGGGGCGGTCGTCGTACGGGACAAGGTCCGCACCGCGGGGCGGGCACTGAGCCGGCTCGTCGACCTCGCGGTGGAGGCGGCCGGGCCGGGCGAGGCGGACATCGCGGTGCACCACCTGCAAACCCCCGAACGCGCGTCGGCGCTGGTGGACGCGATCACCATGCGGCTGGGCGACCGGCTGCGGGACTGCTACCTGACCGAGGTGGGCGCGGTGGTGGCGGCACACACCGGGCCGGGACTGGCCGGTGTGGTGGTGCACCGCCGGGACTAGCCCGCCCCCTCCGGCCAGCCCTCGGCACGCCAGCGCGCCGGGCTCAGACCCTCCACCGGGGTCAACGCCAGGTCCGCCCAGGGCACCACCCGGTCGCCGAGTCGCACCTCGTCGGCCGTCGGCAGCAGCACCGGGGTGTTCCGTGGCCACAACGCCCGGGTCCGCTCACCGGCCAGCTCGATCTCCGCGGCGCCGGGCAGCCCGGCCGCCTGCCGGGAATACTCCTCGACCGCCAGGATCCGCTCGGCGCGCGCCACCACCGCGTGCAACGGGTGCCCCGGCGGCGCCGGATACGGGACCGTGCAGCCATCCGGATCGCTGACATAGGCCATCGGGGTCAGCGACCGTGACGACCTCGCGAAGATCTCCTCCGCCTGCGCGAACAGGGCCGGCAGCAGCTCGGTGCCGTCCGCGGTGACCAGGAGGGTGCCGCGCTCCGGGGCGAACGCCACCGGAACCCCGCCGACCTGGCCGCTGAGCCGGGACAGCCAGCCGGGCAGCAGCAGATGCGACGTCCAGTAGGCATTGCCGTCGTCGACGAACCGGACCACGACCGGGCGGCCGGACGGGGCGCCGTGCAGCGACGCGCCCGGAAGGTTCGCCCGGGCGGTGGCGAAGACGGCCTCGGCGGTCACCTCCCACGCCGCCAGTTGGGCCGGGGAGACGTACGTCATGGTGTCCGGATGATCGACCACGACGAACTCGGACAGGAAGGGCAACGCCGGGCGGTGCAACGGCGCGCCCGGCGCGCCGCCGCGAAGAACCGGCCGCAGCAGCGGCGCGGCGTCCGCCCACCGTAACGGGAGATCGGCGGTACGCAGGATGCCCGCCACGTGGTCGCGCACCTCGCGCCGCTTGCGGCCGGCCAGAGCGGCCAGCGGCAGAATCGTCGGCTCCGGCTCGCCCGGCAGGGTGAACCGCACCTCGAAACCGGCCCGGTGATAGCGCGCGCCCCGGACACCGGCACGCCGCAGCCGCCGGATGACCCTTCTGGCCAGCCGGGCGCGGGCGACCCTGCGGAAGAGCCCCACGGCGCCGCCTATCGTCTCGCGGTGATCACACGGGCGTCGAGATCATCGTCGGTGATGACGTCGGGCGTCAATCCGTACCCGGCGACGACGGCGGCCGCCGGGGCGGTCTGCGCCTCGGTGATCTCGGAAAGCAGCAGGCCGCCCGGGGCCAGCCAGGAACGGGCGCCGGCGACGACGGCACGGAAGACGGCGAGACCGTCGTCGCCGCCGTCCAGCGCGGTGCGGGGCTCGTGGTCGCGGGCCTCGGCGGGGAGAAACGGGAGGTGGGGGGTGGCGACGTAGGGGACGTTGGCGATCAGGATCTCGATCCGGCCGCGGAGCCGGGCGGGCAGAGCGGTGAAAAGGTCGCCCTGATGGACGTTCTGCCCCAGGTTGTGCCGGGCGCAGGCGACGGCGACGGGGTCCAGGTCGGCGGCGTGCAGGTCTATGCGCGGTACGACGGTGCGGAGCGCCAGCCCGAGGGCGCCGGAGCCGCAGCAGAGGTCGACCACCAGCGGGCCTGGGTGGTCATCGCCGGCCCTGGTCGTTGCCTCCGACGCGGCGGTGCGGACCAACAGTTCGCTACGGACCCGGGGGACGAAGACGCCCGGGCGGAGATGGACGCGGACGCCGCAGAAATCGGCGTAGCCGACGACCTGCTCCAACGGCTCCCCGCCGCAGCGGCGGCCGACCAGCGCGCGGCGCGTCGCGTCATCCGGGGCGGCCTCGAACAGGACCGCGGCCTCCTCCTCGGCGAAGACACAACCCGCGGCGCGCAGCAGGCTGATCGCCTCGTTCCTGGTCACAAGCCGTCCCCATGCCTCATATCAGATCCGGCAGGATCGTGGGAATTGTCCACACTGGGAAGCTGTCCACAGAGCTGCCGGCGGCGGGTGGGCCGAAGCAGCAGACTTCGGCCCCGTGCGAGAGGCGAAGGATACCGACGACGTCGTGGCAGCCCGGATGCGGGCGCTGCGCTCGGCGCCCCCGGCGGTTGTCGGGGAGCTGAGCGGGACCGGTGGACCGTTGCGCTGGTCGGACATCATTCCGGCCTGGTCCGAGATCGACGGGGCGCAGGGAGCGGCGGAGTTCGAGCGGCGACCGGCGCCCCCGCCGATGCCCGGGTCTTCCCCGGCCGGGCCGTCTGCTTCAGCGTGGTCCTCCCCACCGTGGTCCTCTGCTGTCTCCGGCCCGTCTCCTGTGCCGGGGTCGGCATCGGGCCGGGAGCTGTCTTCCGGGGTGGGAGCGCCCTCCTCGTCGGTGCCGCCCTTCATGTCAGCTCCGCCTGCCGAGGCGCCGTTCGACGAACGGTATTCGTGGACTGCCGAGGAGCCTCCGGTCGCCGCCGAGCCGGGGCTGCCCGGCGCCGGGGCGTTCGGGGCGGACGAGAGCGGCCCGCGGCGCTGGCTGAACGCCTTCGACCCCGGCCGGCCGGGAGTGCGCGCGCTCTTCGCGGTGGCGGTGATGGTCCTGCTGATCGCGGGATTCCTCGCCTGGCGGGCGCGGCCACGGGTGGACCCGGTCGGAGCCGGCTCGGGCGGGCCGGGGACGGGCGTTGCGGGCACCACCGGTTCCGGCAGGTCCAGCGGCTCCGGGGTCAGCGGTTCCGGATCCGGAGGTGCCAGGCCCGATTCCGGTGCCGGTTCCGGCGCTGCGGTCGGTCCTGGCGGCATGACCGGCGCGGCGGCGGAAGTGGTCGTGGCGGTCGGCGGCAAGGTGCGCAGACCGGGTCTGGTCCGGCTGGCGCCCGGTTCCCGGGTGGCTGACGCCCTGGCCGCGGCCGGCGGCGCGGAGCCCGGGGTCGACGTGGCAGCCCTCAACCTCGCCCGCAAGGTCACCGACGGCGAACTGATCATGGTGGGGGTGAGTCCGCCACCCGGCGCGGCGGCGACCGCGGGCACCGGCCCGGCCGCCTCCGGAACGGCCGGCGGGCTGATCAACCTGAACACGGCCACTCTCGCCGACCTGGACACCCTGCCCGGGGTCGGCCCGGTGCTGGCCCAGCGGATCCTGGACGCACGGACGGCCCAGGGCGGCTTCCGCGCGGTCAGCGACCTGCGCAAGGTGGACGGGATCGGGGATGCCCGCTACGACCAGCTCAAAGAGCTGGTGACGGTATGACAGCGCCACCGGCCGACGGCTCGCCGCCCACCCCGGACGGCCCGTTGCCGCGATCCGGAAGCCCGCAGTCCCGCTCCGGCGGTTCGCTGCCGCCCTTCAGCGGGACGCGTCCGTCCCCCGGCAGCGCCCACCCGCCCTCCGGCCGTCCGCGGCCTGCGGTCCATCCGTCGCGGTCTCCCGGTCGTCTGTCGCCGCACTCGGCTGATGGAGCCGGGTCCGCCGGGGCGGCGGTGCCGGCTGGTGGCGCCGCGTCGACCGGTGGAAAGGCGGTCGGAGGCCGGCGTGGGCGGGGTGTGCCGGATCTGCGGCTGGGTGGGTTCATGGCGGGGGTCTGGCTGGCGGCGCTGGGGGCGTTGCATCTGCCGGCGCGGGGTGGGTTGCTCGTCGGCGGGGTGGCGCTGCTGGTGGCCGGGACCTGCGCGCTGGCCGGGGCGATCTGGTGGACGGAGGCGGGAGGGCGGGCACCGGGGAGGGGGAGAGCGGAGATCGGCCCTGCGCTCGGTTGGATCGTGATCGCCCTCGCGCTGGGCGCCGGCTGCGGGGCCGTGGCGACCGCGGCCCGGCTCAGTGTGCGGGAGGCGCGCCCGCTGGCCGGCCTGATCGCGTCCGGCGAGCCGGTCGAGGTGCGGGCGGTGGTCCGGGACGACCCGCGGGCGTTGCGTGGGGCGGCGGGACCACCGACGTATCTGCTGGCCGTCGATCTGGAAACGGTCCGTGTCGTCGGGAGCGGGATGACGATGCGGCTGTCCGCGCGGGCGCTGGTGCTGGGCAGCGATCCGGGGTGGCGGGGCCTGCTGCCCGGGCAGGAGGTGACCGCGGCCGGGAAACTGCTGCCGCCCCGGCCCGGTGATCTGCGGGCGGCGGTCGTCGCGGTGCGCCGAGCACCGCGCCTGATCGGTGAGCCGTCGTGGGCGCAGCGGGCCGCGGGCGTGCTCCGGGCCGGGCTGCAGCGGGCCTGCGCGCCGCTTCCGGCCGACTCCGGCGGTCTGCTGCCCGGCCTGGTCGTCGGTGACACCAGCCGGCTCGACCCGGGGCTCGAAACCGACTTCCAGACAGCCGGCATGACGCACCTCACCGCCGT
Protein-coding regions in this window:
- a CDS encoding histidine phosphatase family protein, which codes for MTRLIVWRHGNTDWNAERRVQGQADVPLNDLGRRQAAEAAAVLAERQPAAIVASDLTRAASTAAALSAVTGLSVSHDERLRERFFGEWQGLTTAEVASRRPAEFARWKAGADVVGGGVETLDDLGKRVSDALHDAAALAPGETVVVATHGAAARQGVGQLLGWPREQVRTLRGLHNCHWFELTHEEGPGWQLLAYNVGVR
- a CDS encoding ComEA family DNA-binding protein, which produces MSAPPAEAPFDERYSWTAEEPPVAAEPGLPGAGAFGADESGPRRWLNAFDPGRPGVRALFAVAVMVLLIAGFLAWRARPRVDPVGAGSGGPGTGVAGTTGSGRSSGSGVSGSGSGGARPDSGAGSGAAVGPGGMTGAAAEVVVAVGGKVRRPGLVRLAPGSRVADALAAAGGAEPGVDVAALNLARKVTDGELIMVGVSPPPGAAATAGTGPAASGTAGGLINLNTATLADLDTLPGVGPVLAQRILDARTAQGGFRAVSDLRKVDGIGDARYDQLKELVTV
- the rsfS gene encoding ribosome silencing factor, with amino-acid sequence MPVTERALELAMTAAQAAADKKAQDISVIDVADQLYITDAFVIASAANERQVIAIVDAIEEALVNLPEKAKPARREGERQGRWVLLDYVDIVVHVQHAEEREFYALDKLWKDCPTIPFVDRDMVDAGAAGTDTP
- a CDS encoding DegV family protein; the encoded protein is MTIAVVTDSTAYLPAELNGRYDLTIVPLTVVINGWDGLEGLEISPAEVARALGGRRSSVSTSRPAPSQFAEVYRELLAGGADGVVSVHLSAKLSGTYEAAQLAAAEVGSRVMVVDSGTAAMGLGFPALAATTAAAQGHDLETVHRITVEHAARVSTLFYVDTLEFLRRGGRIGAASALLGTALSVKPILHVVDGAVVVRDKVRTAGRALSRLVDLAVEAAGPGEADIAVHHLQTPERASALVDAITMRLGDRLRDCYLTEVGAVVAAHTGPGLAGVVVHRRD
- a CDS encoding putative protein N(5)-glutamine methyltransferase gives rise to the protein MTRNEAISLLRAAGCVFAEEEAAVLFEAAPDDATRRALVGRRCGGEPLEQVVGYADFCGVRVHLRPGVFVPRVRSELLVRTAASEATTRAGDDHPGPLVVDLCCGSGALGLALRTVVPRIDLHAADLDPVAVACARHNLGQNVHQGDLFTALPARLRGRIEILIANVPYVATPHLPFLPAEARDHEPRTALDGGDDGLAVFRAVVAGARSWLAPGGLLLSEITEAQTAPAAAVVAGYGLTPDVITDDDLDARVITARR